From Cydia splendana chromosome 4, ilCydSple1.2, whole genome shotgun sequence, one genomic window encodes:
- the LOC134789478 gene encoding very-long-chain (3R)-3-hydroxyacyl-CoA dehydratase hpo-8-like, with protein MAAKTTTKPQESWQLSKAYLVAYNGTQIVGWTYMLLHTLGYFLNRGTLDNFWKEISWNLLIFQNAAALEVLHAVLGIVPTGVFLTLTQVTSRVFLVCGVLLVSDAATMSPGMVLCVLAWSVTEIIRYGYYVANAIGQPPPLLMLLRYSTFFLLYPLGVTGELLCIYDSLKDIAARQFWTVPVLSNYVTIASQYHIILSMLYHYFLICWMLLYIPMFPMLFGHMMQQRKKVLSKFMKSY; from the coding sequence ATGGCAGCAAAAACAACAACGAAACCTCAGGAAAGTTGGCAACTTAGCAAAGCATACCTCGTGGCCTACAATGGTACGCAGATCGTTGGCTGGACATATATGCTTTTGCATACGTTGGGTTATTTCTTGAACCGTGGGACCCTCGATAACTTCTGGAAGGAGATCAGCTGGAACCTGTTAATTTTTCAAAATGCTGCAGCGTTAGAAGTTCTACACGCGGTATTGGGGATTGTGCCCACCGGTGTCTTCTTGACACTCACGCAAGTGACATCTAGAGTGTTCCTTGTTTGCGGCGTGCTACTTGTGTCTGATGCAGCAACAATGAGCCCTGGCATGGTGCTGTGTGTGCTTGCGTGGTCGGTCACCGAAATAATCCGATACGGTTATTATGTAGCCAACGCGATCGGCCAACCGCCACCGCTGCTGATGTTACTACGATACTCAACATTTTTCCTGCTGTACCCACTGGGAGTCACTGGAGAGTTACTGTGCATATATGACTCTCTGAAGGATATTGCTGCCCGTCAGTTTTGGACAGTGCCAGTGCTGTCAAACTACGTTACTATAGCTAGCCAGTACCACATAATCTTGAGCATGTTATACCATTACTTCCTTATTTGTTGGATGTTGCTGTACATACCTATGTTCCCGATGTTATTTGGACATATGATGCAACAGAGGAAGAAAGTTTTATCCAAATTTATGAAATCATATTGA